The proteins below are encoded in one region of Reichenbachiella sp. 5M10:
- a CDS encoding 3'-5' exonuclease, producing the protein MQQLTNHKHLVFIDIETASAVENFGDLDDKFQALWIKKANLLNGEAEYDPIEFYFDRAGIYAEFGKIICISVGMLYLDEKKEWNFRVKALTSESEHDLLLSFIKLFQNHDQSKIQLCAHNGKEFDYPYLSRRMLINQIPLPPYLELSGKKPWEIQHLDTMQMWKFGDWKSFTSLDLLTSVFDIPSPKGDINGSDVNRVYYQEKDLNRIAHYCNQDVIATAQVFLKMKGMEIVSADKITAVE; encoded by the coding sequence ATGCAACAACTCACCAACCACAAACACCTCGTATTCATTGATATTGAAACGGCCTCTGCAGTAGAAAACTTCGGAGATCTAGACGACAAATTCCAAGCACTTTGGATCAAAAAAGCCAATCTCCTCAACGGAGAAGCGGAATATGACCCAATAGAATTCTACTTCGATCGCGCAGGCATCTATGCCGAATTTGGCAAAATCATTTGTATCTCCGTAGGCATGCTCTACCTAGACGAAAAGAAAGAATGGAACTTTCGAGTCAAGGCGCTAACCTCTGAAAGCGAACACGACCTCCTTCTATCCTTTATCAAACTGTTTCAAAACCATGACCAGAGCAAAATTCAGCTTTGTGCGCACAACGGCAAAGAATTTGACTACCCCTACCTTTCGCGCCGCATGCTTATCAACCAAATCCCTCTGCCTCCATACCTCGAACTATCTGGCAAGAAACCGTGGGAGATACAACACCTGGACACCATGCAAATGTGGAAATTTGGAGACTGGAAGAGTTTTACTTCTCTCGACCTTTTGACGTCAGTCTTTGACATCCCGTCTCCCAAAGGGGACATCAATGGCAGTGATGTCAACCGAGTCTACTATCAAGAAAAAGATCTAAATAGAATCGCACACTATTGCAACCAAGATGTCATCGCTACCGCGCAAGTATTCCTCAAAATGAAAGGGATGGAAATAGTCTCTGCAGACAAAATCACAGCAGTAGAATAA
- a CDS encoding MBL fold metallo-hydrolase — translation MAKINTIDLHFKGLEHAIASYLIETSDGPVLIETGPHSTYPALVSAIQSHGYHLEDIRHVLLTHIHLDHAGAAWAFAEQRAQIYLHPFGARNMADPSRLMASARQIYQEQMDSLWGQMKPIPETQLTQVEHQQTVTIGGVNFVSLHTPGHAKHHIAWQIEDSICTGDVAGVKIGGGPVQPPCPPPDIHIEDWLDSIALLRQRKAKRLYLTHYDYVENIDEHLDQLSTMLESWSSFVYEHWKDGLSNEAIIPLFQSFTTDQLRASGLNNIQIAQYEAANPSWMSVAGLVRYWTKKTQP, via the coding sequence ATGGCTAAGATTAACACCATCGATTTACACTTCAAAGGACTCGAACACGCCATCGCCTCCTATCTCATCGAAACCTCTGACGGGCCTGTTCTCATCGAAACCGGGCCCCATTCCACCTATCCCGCACTCGTCAGTGCCATCCAGTCACATGGCTACCACCTCGAAGACATCCGGCACGTTCTGCTCACCCACATTCACCTAGACCATGCCGGAGCTGCATGGGCATTTGCAGAGCAGCGAGCACAGATCTACCTTCACCCCTTTGGCGCACGCAACATGGCCGACCCCTCTCGCCTCATGGCTTCTGCTCGGCAAATCTACCAAGAGCAAATGGACTCTCTCTGGGGTCAAATGAAGCCTATACCAGAAACACAATTGACACAAGTCGAGCACCAACAGACTGTAACTATCGGCGGAGTGAACTTCGTAAGTCTCCATACTCCTGGGCACGCCAAACACCATATCGCTTGGCAGATAGAAGACAGCATATGCACTGGGGATGTCGCGGGTGTCAAAATTGGCGGTGGACCGGTACAGCCTCCATGCCCTCCGCCAGACATTCACATCGAAGACTGGCTAGACTCTATCGCTCTACTGCGTCAGCGAAAAGCCAAAAGACTCTACCTAACACACTATGATTATGTCGAAAACATAGACGAACACCTCGATCAGTTATCTACAATGCTCGAGAGTTGGTCGTCCTTCGTCTACGAACACTGGAAAGACGGTCTGAGCAACGAGGCAATCATTCCACTTTTTCAATCTTTCACCACCGATCAACTCCGAGCCTCAGGACTCAACAACATACAGATCGCCCAATATGAAGCGGCCAACCCCTCATGGATGAGCGTAGCGGGGCTTGTTCGCTACTGGACCAAGAAAACACAACCCTGA
- a CDS encoding transporter substrate-binding domain-containing protein → MRKATILVLFIPLFFVFGCQSPSNETNDLEIYTMDPDHAVDFDLDQIKKRGYITAIVENSSTGLFLYRGEPMGYEYELISIFAKSIGVELRFNITKDIAESFDKLNKGEGDIIARNLTITQKRKKYITFTEPHHLVRQMLVQRKPKNWREMKLHEIEKTLIRNPVELKGKKIYVRPNSAYIPRLKSLSDEIGGDIIVIQDTVHQETEAIIEQVAHGEIEYTVADEDIAQVSARYFPILDVETAVSFPQEIAWGLRKNAPKLLQVINAWIVKMKKTNEYYALYDKYFKNYRVSKAIISSEYYSTDSKKLSPYDSLIKHYANRIGWDWRLLAAQISKESRFDSRAKSWVGAIGLMQIMPRTGRAYGSFNLYDPQQNLDAGTEHLLWLENKWKHIPNETEREKFILASYNVGDGHVRDAVKLTKKYGGDPTVWEDNVSKYLLLKSKRKYFEDPVVTYGYCRGSEPVEYVSDILYRYDRYLQMVPLTDSLSTDSIN, encoded by the coding sequence ATGAGAAAAGCCACAATCCTAGTACTTTTCATCCCCCTGTTTTTTGTATTTGGCTGCCAAAGCCCCTCCAATGAAACCAATGATCTAGAAATCTACACCATGGATCCAGATCATGCGGTAGATTTTGACTTGGACCAAATCAAAAAAAGAGGCTACATCACTGCCATTGTAGAAAACAGCTCCACAGGCTTGTTTTTGTACAGAGGCGAACCCATGGGGTATGAGTACGAGCTCATCTCCATCTTTGCCAAATCCATCGGTGTAGAACTACGCTTCAACATCACCAAGGACATCGCCGAGAGTTTCGACAAACTCAACAAAGGAGAAGGCGACATCATCGCACGCAACCTTACCATCACACAAAAACGAAAAAAATACATCACATTCACCGAGCCCCACCATCTGGTCCGGCAAATGCTCGTCCAGCGTAAACCCAAAAACTGGCGGGAAATGAAACTCCACGAAATAGAGAAGACACTTATCAGAAACCCTGTCGAACTCAAAGGAAAAAAGATCTATGTCAGACCAAATTCCGCCTACATCCCTCGCCTCAAAAGCCTATCGGACGAAATCGGTGGAGACATCATCGTCATCCAAGACACAGTCCATCAAGAAACAGAAGCCATCATCGAGCAAGTCGCCCATGGCGAAATCGAATACACCGTAGCTGATGAAGACATCGCACAAGTCAGTGCACGGTACTTCCCCATCCTAGATGTGGAAACAGCTGTGAGCTTCCCTCAAGAAATCGCCTGGGGCTTACGAAAAAATGCCCCCAAACTACTCCAAGTGATCAATGCATGGATAGTCAAAATGAAAAAAACCAACGAATACTATGCGCTATATGATAAGTACTTCAAAAACTACCGAGTCAGCAAAGCGATCATCAGTAGCGAATACTACTCCACGGATAGCAAAAAACTCTCTCCGTACGATAGTTTGATCAAGCACTACGCGAACCGAATCGGCTGGGACTGGAGGCTACTAGCAGCTCAAATCTCCAAAGAATCACGCTTTGACTCTCGAGCCAAATCCTGGGTAGGCGCTATCGGTCTCATGCAAATCATGCCACGTACAGGACGAGCCTATGGCAGCTTCAATCTCTATGATCCTCAACAAAACCTAGATGCAGGGACAGAACACCTCCTATGGTTGGAAAACAAATGGAAACATATTCCAAATGAAACCGAAAGGGAGAAGTTTATCCTAGCCTCATACAATGTAGGTGATGGACACGTCCGAGATGCCGTCAAACTCACCAAAAAATACGGGGGAGACCCTACCGTCTGGGAGGACAACGTCTCCAAATACCTGCTCCTCAAATCCAAAAGGAAATATTTCGAAGACCCTGTCGTCACCTATGGCTACTGCCGCGGTAGCGAACCTGTCGAATACGTCAGTGACATCTTGTACCGCTATGACCGCTACCTACAAATGGTCCCACTAACTGATAGCCTCTCTACCGATAGCATAAACTAA
- a CDS encoding alpha/beta fold hydrolase encodes MNIKISGSGTSIVFLHGYCETMAIWTDYAAALSLQYEVILVDLPGHGQSKLIVDDFSIDDIADLIQEELSDHGIDEYFVIGHSLGGYVALSLADNYPDSVLGFGLFSSTTLADDEEKKKVRDKVKEYIQNHGVKSFMNSFLEGLFAPENRRRFASEIGEIKKAAIQTPAASVIAYAMAMKKRIDRTYVLSDCQKPVFIIAGERDMAVRLETSQEMIQKINNGDSLILKGVGHNGFLENKNDSLNFIKSFINQYL; translated from the coding sequence ATGAACATCAAAATATCTGGATCAGGAACGAGTATCGTTTTTTTACACGGGTATTGTGAAACCATGGCGATATGGACAGACTATGCCGCTGCCCTCTCCCTACAATACGAAGTAATCCTCGTCGATCTACCCGGACATGGTCAATCCAAACTCATCGTAGATGATTTTAGTATTGACGATATCGCAGACCTCATACAAGAGGAGCTTTCCGACCATGGTATCGATGAATACTTTGTCATCGGGCATTCGTTGGGAGGATATGTTGCACTTTCACTCGCTGATAATTATCCAGACAGTGTCCTCGGCTTTGGGTTATTCTCTTCCACCACATTGGCAGATGACGAAGAGAAGAAAAAGGTGCGCGACAAAGTCAAAGAATACATTCAAAACCATGGAGTAAAGAGTTTCATGAATTCCTTCTTAGAAGGTCTCTTTGCTCCCGAAAACCGCCGACGCTTTGCCTCAGAAATCGGTGAAATCAAAAAGGCGGCCATACAAACCCCTGCTGCTAGTGTCATTGCCTATGCCATGGCCATGAAAAAACGAATCGACCGTACTTATGTACTCTCGGATTGTCAAAAACCCGTATTCATCATCGCAGGAGAACGTGACATGGCTGTACGCCTAGAGACCTCCCAAGAAATGATCCAAAAGATCAACAATGGAGACTCCCTGATTCTCAAAGGTGTAGGCCACAATGGTTTTCTTGAAAACAAAAATGATAGCCTAAATTTTATCAAATCATTTATTAATCAGTACCTTTAG
- the dxs gene encoding 1-deoxy-D-xylulose-5-phosphate synthase: MQIEPGKLLAGIHSPDDMKDLDAVQLVQLATELRQYIVDVVSVYGGHFGASLGVVELTVALHHVFDTPSDQLIWDVGHQAYGHKILTGRMDNFHTNRVYGGLSGFPKIKESEYDAFGVGHSSTSISAALGMAEASKYKKENNKHHIAVIGDGAMTGGMAFEAMNHAGVSNSNLLIILNDNCMSIDPNVGALRDYLTDITTSHAYNKLRDEAWKVLGKISKFGPNAREIASSFESSVKTFLLKQSNLFESLNLRYFGPIDGHDVNHMTSVLKDLKGINGPKILHVITKKGKGYSLAEKDQTKWHAPGTFDKLTGEIFKKEYDTPQPPKYQDVFGHTLVELAETNDKIMGVTPAMPSGSSLNIMMKAMPDRAFDVGIAEQHAVTFSAGLATQGLVPFCNIYSTFMQRAYDQVIHDVAIQNLHVIFCLDRAGFAGADGPTHHGCYDIAYFRCIPNMVVSAPMNEQELRNMMYTAQLPENARPISIRYPRGNGVMPDWRKKFEKIEIGQGRKIKEGEELAYLTLGHVGNYATAACSQLDQEGLSVGHYDMRFVKPLDEKLLHEVFQKYKYVITVEDGSLQGGFGSAVLEFMADHDYHAKVVRLGIPDAIIEHGTQQELQRDCGFDTVGLYQSAKKLLETITA; the protein is encoded by the coding sequence ATGCAGATAGAGCCGGGCAAGTTGCTAGCAGGAATTCACTCTCCTGACGACATGAAAGACTTAGATGCTGTCCAATTGGTACAGCTGGCCACCGAGCTGAGACAGTACATCGTCGATGTGGTGTCCGTCTATGGTGGGCATTTTGGTGCAAGCCTAGGTGTAGTAGAACTCACCGTAGCGCTACATCATGTCTTTGACACTCCGAGCGACCAACTCATCTGGGATGTAGGACACCAAGCCTACGGTCACAAAATCCTCACCGGACGTATGGACAATTTTCATACCAACAGAGTATACGGTGGGTTGTCTGGCTTTCCCAAAATCAAAGAAAGTGAGTACGATGCTTTCGGTGTAGGCCACTCTTCCACCTCCATCTCTGCTGCTCTCGGTATGGCCGAAGCATCCAAATACAAAAAAGAAAACAACAAGCATCATATCGCCGTAATCGGTGACGGTGCGATGACAGGTGGAATGGCCTTTGAGGCGATGAATCACGCTGGAGTATCCAACTCCAACCTACTGATCATCCTCAACGACAACTGCATGTCGATCGACCCCAACGTAGGCGCGCTCCGCGACTACCTCACAGACATCACTACTTCGCATGCCTACAACAAACTTCGAGACGAAGCCTGGAAAGTCCTAGGGAAAATTAGCAAATTCGGTCCCAATGCAAGAGAAATTGCATCCAGCTTCGAAAGCAGTGTCAAGACCTTTTTGCTCAAGCAAAGTAATCTCTTTGAGTCCCTCAACCTACGTTACTTTGGTCCAATCGATGGCCATGATGTCAATCACATGACTAGCGTCCTCAAGGATCTCAAGGGCATCAATGGCCCCAAAATACTCCATGTCATCACCAAAAAAGGGAAAGGGTATTCTTTGGCAGAAAAAGACCAAACCAAATGGCATGCTCCTGGGACATTTGATAAGCTCACAGGAGAGATATTCAAAAAAGAATACGACACACCACAGCCTCCCAAGTACCAAGACGTATTTGGTCACACACTGGTGGAGCTCGCAGAAACCAACGACAAAATCATGGGAGTCACTCCCGCAATGCCTTCTGGCTCTTCGCTCAACATCATGATGAAGGCCATGCCAGACCGTGCCTTTGACGTGGGTATCGCCGAACAGCATGCTGTTACTTTTTCTGCAGGATTAGCCACACAAGGACTCGTCCCGTTTTGCAACATCTATTCGACCTTCATGCAGCGCGCGTATGACCAAGTGATTCACGATGTAGCCATCCAAAACCTACACGTCATATTCTGCCTAGATAGGGCGGGGTTTGCAGGAGCCGATGGGCCAACACATCACGGATGCTACGACATTGCATACTTCAGGTGTATACCAAACATGGTCGTCTCTGCTCCAATGAACGAGCAAGAACTCCGAAACATGATGTACACTGCCCAACTACCCGAAAACGCTAGACCCATTTCAATTCGTTACCCTCGTGGCAATGGTGTCATGCCAGATTGGAGAAAGAAATTCGAAAAAATAGAAATCGGTCAAGGCCGAAAAATAAAAGAAGGGGAGGAGCTAGCCTATTTGACACTAGGACATGTGGGCAACTACGCTACAGCAGCATGCTCACAACTAGACCAAGAAGGCCTCTCAGTAGGTCACTACGACATGCGCTTTGTCAAACCTCTCGATGAAAAACTACTGCATGAGGTATTCCAAAAATACAAGTACGTGATCACCGTAGAAGATGGCTCACTCCAAGGAGGCTTTGGGTCTGCAGTTTTAGAGTTCATGGCTGATCATGACTACCATGCCAAAGTCGTGCGCTTGGGCATTCCTGACGCCATCATCGAGCACGGCACACAGCAAGAGCTACAGAGAGACTGCGGTTTCGACACAGTAGGACTCTATCAATCCGCCAAAAAACTATTGGAAACCATCACCGCATAA
- a CDS encoding glycoside hydrolase family 3 protein — protein sequence MFQVIMNKVLFLVLLQSVVYHGFAQEYVEDTVTLPREVSLDVMIGQMIMTGIGDQSYMRAGDPVLRDIREGKVGGVIFFEKNINKNSPADQLRRSIAMLNAEAAIRLFVSIDEEGGKVNRLKPKYGFPETKTAAYLGAIDDLDTTRYYAAATASTLHELGFNLNYAPDVDVAINPENPVIAKIGRSFSADAAEVAKHASAVVDVHREYEVMTVLKHFPGHGSSHADSHLGVADVTSYWQFSELMPYKYMLDSGRVDAIMTAHIVNKHLDPSGYPATLSPVIVPEILRGFLGYDGAVFSDDMQMHAISKNFGFKESIKLAILADVDVLMFANNVPGNEKRSAAEIHEIIKSFVEAGEISVDRIRKSYDRIMRMKSNL from the coding sequence ATGTTTCAAGTAATTATGAATAAAGTATTGTTTCTCGTTCTGCTTCAATCAGTTGTCTATCATGGTTTTGCCCAAGAGTATGTGGAGGATACGGTGACCCTTCCCCGAGAAGTAAGTTTAGATGTGATGATTGGCCAAATGATCATGACTGGAATAGGTGATCAGTCCTATATGCGTGCAGGAGACCCTGTGCTACGAGACATTCGTGAGGGGAAGGTTGGAGGAGTGATTTTTTTTGAAAAGAATATCAACAAGAATAGCCCAGCGGATCAACTCAGAAGGAGTATTGCCATGCTCAATGCTGAAGCGGCAATTCGGTTGTTTGTCAGTATAGACGAAGAAGGAGGCAAAGTCAATCGTTTAAAACCAAAATATGGGTTTCCAGAGACGAAGACGGCTGCTTACCTTGGAGCGATTGATGATTTGGACACCACGAGATACTATGCTGCTGCTACCGCCTCGACTTTGCATGAGTTGGGCTTTAACCTCAACTACGCGCCAGATGTAGACGTAGCGATCAACCCAGAAAACCCAGTGATCGCCAAGATAGGGAGGAGTTTTTCGGCGGATGCGGCGGAGGTTGCCAAGCACGCGAGCGCAGTGGTCGATGTACACCGTGAGTATGAAGTGATGACGGTACTCAAGCATTTTCCTGGACATGGGAGTTCTCATGCCGATTCGCACCTTGGTGTGGCAGACGTGACGAGCTATTGGCAGTTTAGCGAGTTGATGCCGTACAAGTATATGTTGGACTCAGGGAGGGTTGATGCGATCATGACAGCACATATTGTCAACAAGCATTTGGATCCAAGTGGATACCCCGCCACACTTTCTCCAGTGATTGTGCCGGAGATATTGCGAGGGTTTTTGGGCTATGATGGCGCGGTGTTCTCGGACGATATGCAGATGCATGCTATTTCTAAGAATTTTGGATTCAAAGAGTCAATTAAACTGGCCATTCTTGCAGACGTGGATGTGCTGATGTTTGCCAATAACGTACCTGGCAATGAGAAGAGGTCTGCTGCAGAAATACATGAAATCATCAAGTCATTTGTGGAGGCAGGGGAGATTTCTGTCGATAGAATTCGAAAATCCTATGATCGGATCATGCGCATGAAAAGTAATTTGTAG
- a CDS encoding heme lyase CcmF/NrfE family subunit: MHYFIGSLGHFLIIAAFVSALVSAYGYFRSVQSTEIADKDSWMRFARIAFWVHGGSALGVVATLFTIINRGYFEYHYAYSHSSTVLPVYYQISAFWEGQEGSFLLWIFWNAILGFVLIRTNKFWEAPVMAIFAIVQGFLLSMILGVVLFNLKIGSSPFILLRDAMDAPIFKTSPDFIPEDGSGLNPLLQNYWMVIHPPTLFLGFATTLIPFAYCIAGLWLGKFKEWIRPALPWSLFSAVVLGVGILMGGYWAYETLNFGGYWNWDPVENAVYVPWLVLIAAIHTMIAFKKSTTALKSAIILAVSAFLLIVYSTFLTRSGILGDSSVHSFTDLGLSGQLLVYLLAFVLGTLFLIIRSWKKLESDEQEVSTYSREFWIFMGATVLCLMGFQVIIPTSIPVWNALVGLVGIDSNMAPPVDQVEYYTQYQLWGGVLIALLSGTGQFFWWNKMDKTKLKDALLLPIVLTLAITAAIIILFKVQNITYILVLTAGTYSIIANAKILLDRWKTNINLSGGAISHIGIAMMLLGVLFSSGYSKIVSLNQTGLVWSKEFPDEVNQKNLLLFQNEDRQMGEYSLNYKGTRKRIEGFPSYVNIHDINQINETQAIAAVDLSSDEEVVFHQGDTLTLITPETSYFEIAYTKGETSFDLYPTVQINEKMNMTVFSPDIKRKLGFDLYTHVRTFPDPDQETDWSETEIITTQLDEPFFVNDFVATLEKVQRVTELDGLTLGEGDVAIKADIRVKGSDRDYLAEPYYIIKNNQAGLLSDIIHDLGVKLTITEIDPKSNSFKIGVNKTQKDWVILEAVEKPMINILWIGTLVMVIGFIIAITRRYGEFVKMKAKGLE, from the coding sequence ATGCATTATTTCATTGGCTCTCTGGGTCACTTTTTGATCATCGCTGCATTCGTCAGTGCTTTGGTGTCGGCCTACGGCTATTTTCGTTCTGTACAATCTACTGAGATCGCAGACAAAGACTCTTGGATGCGTTTCGCCCGGATAGCTTTTTGGGTACATGGCGGCTCGGCTCTTGGGGTCGTCGCGACGCTCTTCACCATCATCAACAGGGGTTACTTTGAGTACCACTATGCTTACAGCCACAGTTCGACTGTCCTCCCAGTCTACTACCAAATCTCCGCCTTTTGGGAAGGGCAGGAGGGGTCTTTCCTCCTTTGGATCTTCTGGAATGCCATCCTAGGGTTCGTCCTCATCCGTACCAACAAATTTTGGGAAGCCCCCGTAATGGCCATCTTCGCTATCGTACAGGGATTTTTGCTATCGATGATCCTCGGTGTGGTTCTTTTCAATCTCAAAATCGGCAGTTCTCCATTCATCCTCCTACGTGATGCGATGGATGCACCGATATTCAAAACCAGCCCGGATTTCATCCCCGAAGACGGCTCTGGACTAAACCCGCTACTCCAAAACTACTGGATGGTCATCCACCCACCGACCTTGTTCTTAGGTTTTGCGACGACTCTGATTCCCTTTGCATACTGTATCGCTGGGCTATGGTTGGGTAAATTCAAAGAATGGATCAGGCCCGCCTTGCCTTGGTCGCTATTCTCAGCAGTCGTCCTAGGCGTGGGAATCTTGATGGGCGGCTACTGGGCTTACGAAACGCTCAATTTTGGCGGCTACTGGAACTGGGACCCTGTAGAAAATGCCGTCTACGTACCTTGGCTCGTTCTCATCGCAGCGATCCACACCATGATCGCCTTCAAGAAAAGTACCACTGCACTCAAATCAGCCATCATCCTTGCGGTATCGGCTTTCTTGCTGATTGTATATTCTACATTCTTAACCCGAAGCGGCATCTTGGGTGATTCGTCTGTTCACTCCTTTACAGACTTGGGGCTCTCCGGACAATTGCTCGTTTATCTTCTGGCCTTTGTCCTTGGGACGCTCTTTTTGATCATCAGATCATGGAAAAAACTCGAAAGCGACGAACAAGAAGTCTCGACCTACTCTCGTGAGTTTTGGATATTCATGGGAGCAACTGTACTCTGTCTGATGGGATTCCAAGTGATCATTCCTACATCCATCCCTGTGTGGAACGCCCTCGTGGGGCTCGTCGGGATTGACTCCAACATGGCTCCTCCTGTAGATCAAGTGGAATATTACACGCAGTATCAGCTTTGGGGGGGCGTATTGATCGCTCTTCTATCAGGTACGGGGCAGTTTTTTTGGTGGAACAAAATGGACAAAACCAAACTCAAAGATGCACTACTGCTACCCATTGTGCTCACATTGGCCATCACTGCAGCGATCATCATCCTTTTCAAAGTCCAGAACATCACCTACATCCTCGTACTGACAGCAGGAACCTACTCCATCATCGCCAATGCCAAGATTTTATTGGATCGATGGAAAACCAATATCAATTTGTCAGGTGGAGCCATCAGTCATATCGGTATCGCCATGATGCTCTTGGGAGTATTGTTCTCCTCAGGCTACTCCAAAATCGTCTCGCTCAACCAAACAGGACTGGTATGGAGCAAAGAATTTCCAGACGAAGTGAACCAAAAGAATCTATTGCTCTTCCAAAACGAAGACCGCCAGATGGGAGAGTACTCTCTCAACTACAAAGGCACACGCAAACGCATCGAGGGATTCCCTAGCTATGTCAACATCCATGACATCAATCAAATCAACGAAACACAAGCCATCGCTGCGGTTGACTTATCTTCAGATGAAGAAGTTGTTTTCCATCAGGGGGATACTCTCACCCTGATCACACCTGAGACGAGCTACTTCGAAATCGCTTATACCAAGGGAGAAACATCATTCGACCTCTACCCAACGGTGCAGATCAATGAAAAGATGAACATGACGGTCTTTTCTCCTGACATCAAGCGCAAACTAGGGTTTGACCTTTACACGCATGTGCGAACCTTCCCAGACCCAGATCAAGAGACAGACTGGAGCGAAACAGAAATCATCACGACTCAACTCGACGAACCCTTCTTTGTCAATGATTTTGTGGCCACACTCGAAAAGGTACAACGGGTGACCGAACTGGACGGGCTGACACTAGGAGAAGGAGATGTCGCTATCAAAGCAGACATCCGAGTGAAGGGCAGTGATCGAGACTACCTCGCTGAGCCTTATTACATCATCAAAAACAACCAAGCAGGTCTGCTCTCTGATATCATCCATGACCTAGGCGTCAAGCTCACCATCACGGAAATCGACCCAAAAAGCAACAGTTTCAAAATCGGGGTAAACAAAACACAAAAAGACTGGGTGATACTCGAAGCGGTCGAAAAACCAATGATCAATATACTCTGGATAGGCACCCTCGTAATGGTGATTGGGTTCATCATCGCGATCACTCGACGCTATGGTGAGTTCGTCAAAATGAAAGCAAAAGGCTTAGAATAA
- a CDS encoding cytochrome c maturation protein CcmE, whose translation MKKSHIFGIVVIAAAIMVIISTAGDASTYVGFDDARAMAEDGDSKKIHVVGQLKKDAHGEIVGIQDSPNKLAFSFVLVDNNNEEQRVYFNEPMPADFLRSEQVVVVGNFQNDHFLASKILMKCPSKYQEETIEVNDV comes from the coding sequence ATGAAGAAGTCTCATATTTTTGGAATCGTAGTGATCGCAGCAGCCATCATGGTGATCATCTCTACCGCTGGAGACGCCAGTACTTATGTCGGATTTGACGATGCACGTGCCATGGCAGAGGATGGTGACAGCAAGAAAATCCACGTGGTAGGTCAGCTCAAAAAAGATGCGCACGGTGAGATCGTCGGCATCCAAGATTCTCCCAACAAACTGGCCTTCTCTTTTGTCCTCGTGGACAACAACAACGAAGAACAACGCGTGTATTTCAATGAACCCATGCCAGCGGACTTTCTACGATCTGAGCAAGTAGTTGTCGTGGGCAACTTCCAAAACGACCATTTTCTCGCATCTAAAATATTGATGAAGTGCCCTTCCAAATACCAGGAAGAAACCATCGAAGTGAACGACGTTTAA
- a CDS encoding CcmD family protein → MKKLLFVLLLTLSLQATAQDKKYQVTEDDYTNQRVEMADIMRQSGKIYVVVAVVMTIFAGMVIYLVRLDKKVTKLEDELTEAKQD, encoded by the coding sequence ATGAAAAAATTACTTTTTGTACTCCTCCTCACGCTGAGCCTACAGGCGACAGCCCAAGATAAAAAATACCAAGTCACCGAAGACGACTACACCAATCAACGGGTGGAAATGGCGGATATCATGCGACAAAGCGGTAAGATTTACGTAGTAGTTGCGGTGGTAATGACCATCTTTGCAGGCATGGTGATTTACCTCGTCCGCCTGGACAAAAAAGTCACCAAACTCGAAGACGAATTGACAGAAGCAAAGCAGGATTGA